Proteins from one Oncorhynchus gorbuscha isolate QuinsamMale2020 ecotype Even-year linkage group LG18, OgorEven_v1.0, whole genome shotgun sequence genomic window:
- the LOC124003144 gene encoding catalase-like → MDEDRGKATDQMKLWKEGRSAQRPDNLTTGAGHPIGDKLNIITAGPRGPLLVQDTPFIDEMAHFDRERIPERVVHAKGGGAFGYFEVTHDISRYCKAKVFEHVGKTTPIAIRFSTVAGESGSADTVRDPRGFAVKFYTDEGNWDLTGNNTPIFFIRDAMLFPSFVHSQKRNPQTHLKDPDMVWDFWSLRPECMHQVSFLFSDRGLPDGFRHMNGYGSHTFKLVNAERQPVYCKFHYKTNQGIKNLKPEDAERLASTDPDYAIRDLYTSIANGKFPSWSFYIQVMTFDQAEKFQWNPFDLTKVWSHKEYPLIPVGRLVLNRNPANYFAEIEQLAFDPSNMPPGIEPSPDKMLQGRLFSYPDTHRHRLGTNYLQLPVNCPFRTRVANYQRDGPMCMFDNQAGAPNYFPNSFSAPEAQRQHVETRFKVSPDVGRYNSADDDNVTQVRTFFTEVLNEEERQRLCQNMAGALKGAQVFIQKRWVQNLMAVHADYGNRVQTLLKNTEPTKDTVRVYTRGGASTIAASSKM, encoded by the exons ATGGACGAGGATAGAGGGAAAGCAACCGACCAAATGAAACTATGGAAAGAGGGCCGAAGCGCTcag AGGCCAGACAACCTGACCACTGGTGCTGGTCACCCGATAGGGGACAAGTTGAATATAATAACAGCGGGTCCCCGGGGGCCCCTCCTAGTGCAGGACACCCCGTTCATAGACGAGATGGCCCACTTTGACCGCGAGCGCATCCCAGAGAGGGTGGTGCATGCCAAGGGAGGCG GAGCTTTTGGGTACTTTGAGGTGACACATGACATCTCTCGCTACTGCAAGGCCAAGGTGTTTGAGCATGTGGGCAAGACCACACCTATCGCCATTCGCTTTTCCACCGTGG CTGGGGAATCCGGCTCAGCTGACACAGTGCGAGACCCACGTGGCTTTGCAGTCAAGTTCTACACTGACGAGGGCAACTGGGACCTTACTGGCAACAACACCCCCATCTTCTTTATCAGGGACGCCATGCTG TTCCCATCCTTTGTCCACTCTCAGAAGCGCAACCCCCAGACTCACCTGAAGGACCCAGACATGGTGTGGGATTTCTGGAGCCTGCGGCCTGAGTGTATGCATCAG GTGTCCTTCCTGTTCAGTGACCGTGGTCTGCCCGACGGCTTCCGCCACATGAATGGCTACGGATCCCACACCTTCAAGCTGGTCAACGCCGAGCGTCAGCCCGTCTACTGCAAGTTCCACTACAAG aCCAACCAGGGTATCAAGAACTTGAAGCCTGAGGATGCCGAGCGCCTGGCCTCCACCGACCCGGACTACGCCATCCGAGACCTTTACACCTCCATCGCCAACGGCAAATTCCCCTCCTGGTCATTCTACATCCAGGTCATGACCTTTGACCAGGCTGAGAAGTTCCAGTGGAACCCCTTTGACCTGACCAAG GTGTGGTCTCACAAGGAGTACCCCCTCATTCCCGTGGGGAGGTTGGTCCTCAACAGAAACCCTGCCAACTACTTTGCTGAGATCGAGCAGCTGGCCTTTGACCCCAGCAATATGCCCCCTGGCATCGAGCCCAGCCCTGACAAGATGCTGCAGGGGCGTCTGTTCTCCTACCCAGACACACATCGCCACCGGCTGGGAACCAACTACCTGCAGCTGCCCGTCAACTGCCCCTTCAGGACCCGTGTGGCCAACTATCAGCGAGACGGGCCCATGTGCATGTTCGACAACCAGGCTGGCGCTCCCAACTATTTCCCCAACAGCTTCAGTGCTCCAGAGGCCCAGCGGCAGCACGTGGAAACCAGGTTTAAGGTGTCCCCAGATGTGGGCCGCTACAACAGCGCTGACGATGATAATGTCACACAG GTGCGTACCTTCTTCACCGAGGTGCTGAATGAGGAGGAGCGCCAGAGGCTCTGTCAGAACATGGCTGGTGCCCTGAAGGGAGCCCAAGTCTTCATCCAGAAACGCTGG GTTCAGAATCTGATGGCTGTGCATGCAGACTATGGGAACAGGGTTCAGACCCTACTCAAAAACACTGAGCCCACGAAG gacACTGTGAGAGTGTACACCCGTGGAGGTGCCTCTACCATCGCTGCCTCCTCCAAGATGTGA